The following proteins are encoded in a genomic region of Oncorhynchus kisutch isolate 150728-3 linkage group LG18, Okis_V2, whole genome shotgun sequence:
- the LOC109909432 gene encoding ribosomal protein S6 kinase-related protein-like, with the protein MGSNSSKHKKQVPSQERRRNQGWHGLLSNIGISFTDGLRHLGPPVLATQGMVLGSGAPIPEDLLPPGHSPQKPGMESTLPGFISVFLPEFPHRTFTGQDDFQILGFIAKGSFGPILKVKDRSKEKTYAVKVLPKSEILKHGVLEQSKEEVIIQRQLSHPFLHNLQDCWQTQRHLFIMCEYCSTGDLYTYWILKGQFGDDEARVFAAELGCALGFLHDFGIMHRDVKMENVLLSDQGHLRLADFGLSRRLERGARAFTICGTIQYMAPEVLSGGPYSHAADWWSLGILLFSMVTGKFPVPPEPDHCNMLRKVRDCPYSIPKTFRPALALLLTELLCKNPAHRLHSLERFKRQVFFHGTSFDSQLLQKRPVELILELKNHPDRPVKAMRGLSMDYFQNFDCDILHSPTSPTDLSPTLANIDLSQALATAQGCSE; encoded by the exons ATGGGCAGCAACTCAAGTAAACACAAG AAACAGGTGCCAAGCCAGGAGAGACGACGCAATCAAGGTTGGCATGGCCTTCTCTCCAATATTGGAATATCCTTTACTGATGGACTTCGCCACCTTGGCCCACCTGTTCTGGCCACACAGGGCATGGTGCTCGGCAGCGGAGCCCCAATCCCTGAGGACCTCCTCCCCCCAGGACACAGCCCTCAGAAGCCTGGCATGGAGTCGACTCTCCCTGGCTtcatctctgtctttctgccaGAGTTCCCACACCGTACATTTACTGGGCAAGACGATTTCCAG ATCCTGGGCTTCATAGCCAAAGGCTCCTTTGGTCCTATCTTGAAAGTAAAGGACCGGTCGAAGGAGAAGACTTATGCCGTTAAG GTTTTACCCAAGTCTGAGATACTTAAGCATGGGGTCCTGGAACAGTCAAAGGAGGAGGTCATCATTCAG CGGCAGCTCAGCCACCCATTCCTCCACAATCTGCAGGACTGCTGGCAGACCCAGCGCCACCTCTTCATTA TGTGTGAGTACTGCAGTACTGGAGACCTGTACACCTACTGGATACTGAAGGGCCAGTTTGGGGATGATGAGGCTCGGGTGTTCGCTGCAGAGCTAGGCTGTGCTTTGG GTTTCCTTCACGACTTTGGGATCATGCATAGGGATGTGAAG ATGGAGAATGTCCTTCTGTCTGACCAAG GTCACCTGCGTTTAGCTGACTTTGGACTTTCTCGCCGTCTTGAGCGGGGCGCAAGAGCATTTACAATTTGTGGGACAATCCAATACATGG CTCCTGAAGTCCTGAGTGGGGGTCCCTACAGCCATGCTGCTGATTGGTGGTCTCTCGGCATTCTGTTGTTCTCAATGGTGACTGGAAAG TTCCCTGTACCTCCAGAGCCAGACCACTGCAACATGCTGAGAAAGGTCAGAGACTGCCCATACTCCATACCCAAGACCTTCAGGCCTGCGCTAGCCCTTCTGCTCACAGAG CTCCTATGCAAGAACCCAGCCCATCGCCTACATAGCCTGGAGCGCTTCAAAAGGCAGGTGTTTTTCCATGGCACTTCCTTTGACTCTCAGCTACTACAGAAGAGACCTGTTGAATTAATTCTTGAACTGAAGAACCATCCTGATCGTCCAGTCAAAGCAATGCGGGGCCTGTCTATGGACTACTTCCAGAACTTTGACTGTGACATCCTCCACTCCCCTACCAGCCCCACTGACCTGTCACCTACCTTGGCCAACATTGACCTGAGCCAGGCTCTGGCTACAGCTCAGGGTTGTAGTGAATGA